A region of the Nothobranchius furzeri strain GRZ-AD chromosome 13, NfurGRZ-RIMD1, whole genome shotgun sequence genome:
ACTGCACCGCCCTACGAAGACAGATGgaaaaaacaggtgttttgttttCTACCTGTTGAGGATCAAAaagacaataaataaaataaaagcgcAGACCCACCCGATTATTCCAGCAGGGATGAAGAGAACGAGGGCAGCAAAAAGGAAGGGGAAGCCCTTCATGAAGTGAAGAGAGGCTGGGTAGAGGGAGTTAAAGAGGCTGCTGCCCACCAGGAAACATAAGCTCTCCACGCAGGCGACGGAGGCAAACAGGGCACCTGGGGACAGAAACACACCCTGAAGACCAAACTGCACCGATGTGTTACTGGTCCAATCGACTTCCATCTGCAGCAGCACAGCTGCGACTCGTTTACACATCTGCACAGCATCAGGAACTCACCTTGTTCTGATGGGCCCACCAGCTTGGACAGCTTTGACCTGAGCACGGGAGTGGCAGCCATGAAGAGGAAGCACAGACCATAACCTGATTGGACAAGAAATAAAACACTTCAAGAGTAAAGCAAAAGCATAAATACAGCATTTACTTGAGTGTAAAAAGGTTAGGGTCTCACCAGTGAACATGAGCTCAGTGGTATCAGCTACAGAGAAGACCACCAGACCGGTTATGTTAGAGGCCAGACCCACAAGAGCCACCCAGGAGTCCTTCAGGCAGCGCTGCATGACCTTCAGGCCCAGCAGACTGCTCAAGTAGGCCAGATGCTGCGCTGCAGACCCGTAGCCAATCAGGGCCGAGCCCCAGCAGAGCGGGGAGCTCAGCTCGTACAGCACAAAAAGCTCCCTGCTGCCAAAGTGAACTGTCACTACCAGAAAGAAGCACAGCGTGTAGAGCCACAGCTTACAGCGCCGAAGTCGCCCCCCGTCCTCGCTGCTGCTGCCACCTGTGGAGTACAGGTGCCACACGGCTTTGTGGTGGCGAGCGGTGAGGAGCTTTGCGCTTGGGTCTGGGTACACGGACTCATGGACAAACAGGAAGGTATAGAGAGCTGAGGCCACGTTGGTGGCCAGGACCAACCAGAAGGGGTTGATGTAGCTGAAGAAAGAAAAGAGACGTTACTGAAGTTTTGATGCGTCCATTTTTACAACAGAATGTATGCAAAAGTCGTTCTTTACCCTTGTGCCCGCCTCCACTGGCCTCCAATGATGCTGGCCAACATCCCTGAAAGACCCAGAGATGCCTCCAACACCGCCACCCTGAAGGTGCGGGACTTCCTATCACTGATGTCTGCCACATATGCAAAACAGCCAGCCAGGATGGCGTTAAAGTCACCTGAGAGGCCACTGAGCAGCCTGCCCACCAGGAAGTAGACCACGGGCAGCTTGAGGTACATCACCACTAGGTAGACCACCGCCTGGAGAGCCAGGCCAATGTTAGGGAGGATGAGGACGGGTCTGCGGCCCGCCATGTCGCTCCATGAACCCAGGAGGGGCACCACCATGATTCCCACCAAAAAAAACCCCAGACTGATGTACAGATTCCAGTGGGCCGTCAACGTTTCGACCTCCTAAAGACAAGAAGGTTATTGACTTGGATCAACGATCAGAACAGAAGAATAAGGTGGTTTATGTGCGATTCTGACCAATTCTAATAGTCAATTCAACTTTATAACATGTTAATATGTAATTAAGCAGTGAGATGAACTTTATTAATCAGTAAAATAACATTATAACAATACATCTGAACTCCAGATGACAGGTTATCGCCTGCAGCAGGAAACATTTCCTGTATCTGTTGCTATGACAGCAGAGTTGTAGCAGCAACCAATCAGAAAAGGGACCAGTAACTACCTCAAAATCTGAAATTGTTCAAATTCAGAGCAGTTTAGAAGAAAATAATGTTTGGCACCATTAAGCTTAGCTTTGGAAGTCGTTGAAACATCCAAAACGTTCCAGGAACCAGAAGAAGACAAGATTCTAAAAAAGTCTTCTTCTTGCAGACAGAATAAGAGTGAGATCAACGTGGACCTGACTGAATCTCACACTACTGCAGAACAAGAAACTGAAAAAAAACTCACATTTTCTGAGCTGCAGCATGAGTTTGTGACAGAAAACAGGTTTGATAGAATCTTCTGAAGAGAAGGACAATGTTCCTCTTGGAGAAGGAAGATCAGGACAACAGAAAACTCCAGCCGCTTGTTTCCTgatgtcacggctgccagcctgaagagggaaaaagcagccaggatcacccagctctggtgattgactggacactgcccctcctcctcctctcttccaggctgctgaggagcacagctgaactgaatcctcctgatgagccacacctaggataaaaaggctgtgccttcagcagtctgagaggcagcagtgcaggggttctgctgtcctccaggtctcgtttGGTTTAACCCCGTCgttgtgatgagttttaactcatagttttaactctgagtgatccacatggatcttttgtgcatgtcacctagtgttgactgtgttttaaggttaactcgaatttagtttttagacttttatcaacgtcgatgtgtttttaaaacaccttcagtttaggtaaaacttttaataaagttttaaccaggtgttttatatagttgataatttgtcttgtaactgttaaccttatagagaatttttgttttgtattattttaataatgctcaccatctgtttgctcttgtttttagaaccttttatcacaattaaacccattttaaacgccactgtcgtatttcttatgttaccccctccttcacattttaacatctcctgtcggggacgtaacacctGATTAATAACACTTGTAGGGTAGACCGATAATATCAGTTGACCGATATCTGTCATTCTTTATATGTCTACATCAGCCGATATACCtccttagtaaagccgatttaaagtcaggcacatccccggACAGCCTCGTGCTGCTGGAGAATATTGTTTAAATGTAGGTTTACTTTCCAGAAtaacgtctgctaaataaatgctCTAAATATAATTTCTAATGATAATGTCTTTCTAATTTACCAGTTTTGAACATTTAATACTCGGTCAGCTAACTGATATGTTTGATTAACTTCAGTGTTTTGGCCTGAAAATAAGATGGAAAACGTCTAGATATCGGCGATCGAATGACCATGACCTCTACTTATTGGTCATCCTCTAATTTATGTAATGCTACTATTCACCCCAACCATTAAACTCAACAAATCACCTGGTAATGATGGCCTCACAGGTGAATTTTACCAAACGTTTAACTGCAGAAACCTCAAAATTCCTTTTGGCTGTATATAATGAATCCCTAAATAATGAAGAATTACCTCACTCCTTGAAACAAGGTCTAATAACATTAATCCCAAAACCGAATAAAGATGCTCTTCTAATTGATAATTGGCGTGGCATTACATTATTAAACAACGATTACAAAATTCTTGCTTCAGTAATAGTCAAACGGCTAAAATATGGAATTAATGACATTATCCATGGAGCCCAAAATGGCTTCTTACCTGGACGTCATATTTCAAACAATATTAGATTAGTTTTGGACTTGATTAATTATAATTATTTACTCTCTGGGGACCCAGTTATTCTTTTTTTAGACTTTCAAAAGGCATTTGACACAATTAACCATGAATTTATATTTGATACTTTAACCTTCTTAAACTTTGGTAATTTTTTCATCAAAGCAGTGAAAACACTTTATAGAAACAACAATAGCTCAGTCAAACTCATGTGTGGAACATCTCAAAGATTTCACGTAGAAAAAGGGGTGCGCCAGGGGTGCCCAGCCTCCCCTTATATCTTCTTGCTAGTAGCCCAAAAATTAAACTATTTAATACTACAATCACCTTTGAAGGGAATACAAATTTTTGACAAAGAAATCAAAATCTCGCAACTAGCAGACAACACTACTTTGTTTCTGTAATGAACAAATACCCACAGCTTTATCTACAATAtctcaattttcaaaaatatcaggattaaatctaaatataaaaaaatgtgaAATTCTACCCCTAAAGGACAGCTGCCAATCTGAAATATGTAACATTCCTATTAAAAACATAGTAACTTATTTAGGCATTAAGATATCAAAAAATAACAGAGAAACTCCGGACTTAAATATGCTCCCAGTGACTCAGGCTattaaaactaagtttaattGTTGGGCCTCCAGAGATTTATCCATATACGGTAGAGTTCTGCTAAGCAAGGAATAGGGAATGTCTAGAGCAGCCTATGTTTTTTCAATCTTGGATATTCCCAAATCCATTTGCTCCCAACTTGATAAAATTCTTTATAATTTTATATGGAAAAACAAGCCTGACAAGGTAAAAAGATCTGTTCTCTCAAATCCAGTGGCTGAAGGGGGCCTTAATGTACTGACCTTTACCTCATTTAACCAAATTATAAAAATCAATTGGATTAAAAGATTCATTAAAAGCCCTAATAGCATGTGGAATATTGTCCCAGATAATCTATTTAATGCCTTTGGTGGACTTAACTTTCTGTTGATATGTCCTTTCTCAGTAGGAAAACTCCCAGTTAAATTAAGTAATTTTCATAAACAAGCTTTATTATGTTGGAGTCTTATCTTTAAGCACAACTTCTCACCTCACAATTGTATTATTTGGAACAATACATatattgtaaacaaaaataaaacactatctGCACAATTGGTCATTAAATAATGTAAACACTGTGAATAATCTACAAAATACTAATGGCGAAACATTATCCCACAAAGACTTCTTagaaaaaaataatattaatacttcaCAAGAAGAGTATAACATGGTAATTAAATCCATCCCTGCTTGTATTTTCTCTTTAGCACAGACCATACAATCAAACATTATCTTATCTGCAGCAGTCAGACCTCCAACTATTTCTGGGATTCCAATCACAGATAAGAAATGTAATAATTCTGTTATTAGAAAAGTAATTGATCCTGTCTCAACCCCGATATGTAAACATCGATGGACTTTGATGAATACAAAACTCTGGAACAGGATCTTTCTGCTACCTCACCAATATGTCATTGTGAATAAGATAAaagaagttttattcaaaattgttCATAGATATTACCCGTCAAAAGCAAACATCTGTATTTTTTTTCCAAATGTTTCTGACATCTgtactttttgtagttgtaagggAGAGACCATTGAACATGTTTTTGTTGATTGCTTTCATGTTACTTTGTTTTGGTTCCTTTTACAAAGATACATTTCCAGAAAGTTACAAAAAATGTTTCTTTAAGCAAATATGAAATACTTCTTACTAACCCTCATTTAtctatgaggccagaacagtctcaataagaattaagtcacacaacgttttccacaaatgcacacgttcattcggaaatccacattctgtgtttcacaaatataattcggaggaacacaaatgcacacgctcattcggaaattcacactctttgactcataaatataatgtgaaaaaataagtcacgcaacactTTCCACAAATgcgcacgctaattctgaagttcacactctgtggttcacaaatataatttgtaagaacacttgtaatataaactcagatcatgcgaattgctgaacgtgcattcacggacagcttctcatttgtgaaccttcctgcattcgtgagagaaatcggtgtgctgaattttgagactctcctaacgtcgcaggtcaacaaacgtcaccattggctaatgaacctgtcaatcaaatatatgcttctgccagggctgttcgctttcagccaatcatatggctccttatgtcacagaacagatctgctgtgcgcatgcgcattgcagttcacgcggcagagcaggatggaccggtcacaatctgtgagtaatagttttatcttattccctcgttataattgatgcaatgttatagaattatgagtagaagcgttcttcatgatcaagtaaaatgttttatgttaaattcagtccagacgttacgtgaagtctggtccattcttcatctagtttaacatcaagctaaactcaagtgaacatttgtttagttagcgtatctaggtaccatttttttaggccacggttgtcaaactcaaggccttggtctattttatttgccccgcgaaatcaaatatcaaatatataatattaaactggcccgccgggcgatttcgctaataagactactaatcccatagtgctttgcggcgttagcgcgcgagacgaagcaagccctcttttatgttaacattagcatccatgctagtcgaatcagcgtgtgcagcgttaccctcagtcttaaacaactgaagatactcctctaagcgcccagtttactcagcgagtttccgactttgaacgcctagaaagaaggtatctggctggaacaggtgaccatcagagtggagcgaactgagcttgaaatatttaattgtcatgctctttttctgctccaaagcatgaacgttaataactgagatattttcatagaagataattgctattattggttttcacagatcttaacttatttaattatctaacatgttattgtatggctgttgtacctttcatttggtaattgattgttttgacccctataaaaatgtgtcatatgagagtgtttgtgcttgaattacatagatcatgtacctgaaggtagctgacaacaaccgagcagacacccaccttgccttcttcagtgaagctgtgaatgagcatggctttcctctgaggtattcatgttattctcaactttaccctctgttaccctgttacaaatctgcttttgcctaaagtgtgttattgaccaaagataacatgccatttgaggtcatatagtaaaatctttggggggggggggggggggggtgaacatttccctctttcaaaaaaaatttccccagcagagggttaataatgccacattgtttattgtttactcacttagtagcaaggtacataaggaaatttctgtgagactcaaattgatgtagattgttatagatgtgcattaaaaatgtttgaagcaagattctaatgttttttttttcatggtgagaggagatcatggtggagaaaatgtaggtgttgcagaattaatgttctcagttcgtggaactgacaccaacagcttcattgcaggaaaaagtgtacacaatcaacggtgagtttaacctaatttggaagctttgtgtctgtgcgcgcgtgcctgtgcctgttgacctgcccagggtgtacccttcgtctcacactgtgactgctagagataggcaccagtcctcctgcgaccattcaaaagataactcaagttgaaaacggatgtatggacatgtaaatttgtgtgtatattataattttcttttatttaatccccctccaaatccaggatcgagcgcctgtggcgtgatgtcttcatgagtgttactggtCTATATTACTacatcctgcactctctggaagaccaagacttgctcgacatcagtaacatccttcacatgttttgttgccactatattttcttgtctcgcatccaggccagcctggatgtctttagagatgcgtgggacaaccatccaatcaggacagaggaaaacatgacaccaaatcagctgtggcatctgggccaggctctgaatcctgtttctgatccaggggcaaatgtatgttctgttaaaatgactgatcacatgtcaagttgatccttaactataaatcaaatgttcaacactttgataatctacctctgctctatgcttcttggattcaagacaaaatggctgttgaaattacggttctgtttgtgtgc
Encoded here:
- the LOC107380625 gene encoding proton-coupled folate transporter-like; this translates as MVVPLLGSWSDMAGRRPVLILPNIGLALQAVVYLVVMYLKLPVVYFLVGRLLSGLSGDFNAILAGCFAYVADISDRKSRTFRVAVLEASLGLSGMLASIIGGQWRRAQGYINPFWLVLATNVASALYTFLFVHESVYPDPSAKLLTARHHKAVWHLYSTGGSSSEDGGRLRRCKLWLYTLCFFLVVTVHFGSRELFVLYELSSPLCWGSALIGYGSAAQHLAYLSSLLGLKVMQRCLKDSWVALVGLASNITGLVVFSVADTTELMFTGYGLCFLFMAATPVLRSKLSKLVGPSEQGALFASVACVESLCFLVGSSLFNSLYPASLHFMKGFPFLFAALVLFIPAGIIGAVQCFDQRRNQRDAPVS